CACCCTACATCGACTATTTCGTTGCTCCCTACAGCTACTCCGATCGCCTCATGGGCCAGGACGGTCGTCTGCGCAGTCTCATCGCCGCCATCAACGCCGCGGGCAAGGTGCACTTCATCGAAGCCGACATCCGCACCTACCTACATCCGCGCCAGGAGCACGGACGCACGGACACTCTCGCCGAAACCCTTGCGGCCATCCGTCGCGAGTTCGGCACTTCGCTCATCGAGCACACGGGCTTCTGGTTCGTCGACTTCGGCCCGGAGGGGCGTGGTGGCTGGTTTGATCAACCGCAGATCATGGCCGAGGCGAAGGCGCTGCAGCAGGTCGCCACGAAGGCACTCGCCGAGCCGCACCGCAGTGCCGCCGAGATCGCCGTCGTCTGCGATCTGGAGAGCGGCTACCTGCTCAGCGATGCCGAGGGCATGTCGCAGGCCTACTCGACCACCGAGAAGGTTGGAACGGAGTTGTTCCATCTGGGGGCTCCGCTCGACTTCCTCCTGCTCAGCCAACTCGAGAGCCTCGACCTGTCGCGCTACAAGCTCCTGGTCTTTCTCAACACGACGCGCATGACTCCCTCCCAGGCGAAGCTCGTCGAGAGCCTCCGGCGGTCGGGCCGACACGCCACGGTCTTCCTCTGGGCTCCCGGGCTTTGCAGTCCCGAGAGCCTTTCGGTCGCCCAGGCGTCGCAGGTCACCGGGCTCAGCCTGTCGCTCACCAAGGGGTGGCTCCCGGCTGCGGTTGAACTCAGCGAACAGGGCGTGCAGCTTGCCCGGGGCATCGCTACCCGCACCGAGTACTCGATCCGTCCCGACCGCAGCACACCCGTCGCGGCCTTCGGCGACACCAGCAAGTGGCTCAACCCGCGCACGCCCGACCAGATGGAGAGTTACACGCTCTACGAGGTCAAGCCCATCGACCGCGGGATCGCCTGGAGCTTCGACACCCGCTACCCGTGGACGGACCTCCACTTTGGCGCCGAGATGCCCCCTGGTGACGGTGTGGGCTTCGAAGTCAAGCTCGACGGCAACTGCTCGCGCCTGGTGTTGCGCACGGTCATCAAGGATGCCAACCTGGCGGAGTTCCAGGCTGCTCCGGTGACCCTTGTCCCCGGCGACTGGCAGCGACTGAGCTACCCCCTGGCCGCCTTCACAAGCGCCCCTTGGTCGAAGCTGAAGCCGGAGAAGATCGCGCTGCCGCTCCGGGGGATGAAGTTCGTCCTGGATGGCACGAACGTCGCCGGCAGGTGTACCGTGTCCATGCGTGACCTCGCTGCGATATCCGGCCCTGTGTCGGCCACCCAGGTCTGCTCCTACGGCGACGGTCTCTTCACGCCGGCGCTGATTCCCGCTACAGACAGGGGACAGGTTCTCGGTCGTGTCGCAGGCGCGGGCGACCCGGCGATCCTCCTTACCGGCGAGGGACGAGCAAGCAGCCTCTTCTCCGCGGTACCCTATGTTCCACGGGAGCTCCTCTGTGGAATGGCTCGCCGCGCCGGTGTTCATCAGTACCTTGACGCACCCGGCGACGTACTGCGGGCCGACTCTCGCTTCCTGTGCCTCCATACGAAGGACGGCGGTCCGAGGAAGCTGAACCTGCCCTCAGCCTGTACCGTGCGCGATGCCTTCACCGGCAGCGTCCTCGGCAAGGGCACGTCCCTTGACCTTGACCTTCCGCCGAACTCCACGACCTTGCTGGAGTACGAGCCGTAGGCGCAGTCCTTCCTAGCCGGTTCCGTGACCGACCACCGCGGAGGTGTTCTGCCATGTCCCGCTGCCGTCTTGCTGTGCTGTCGGTGCTTGCAGGCCTGCTGTGTGTCTCCGCTTCCTGCGAGGTGACCGGGCTCGACGCCGCCACTCTGGGCGAGATCGCTGCTCCCGCCGAGCTGCCTTCCGGCAAGTACACGCTTATCCGCCTCTGGGAGGCAGAAGGCCCCGATATCAAGCACACTTCGGGTCGGGCTGTGAGCGATCGCGACGCCTCCGGTGGTCAGGCGTGGGAGGTGCTGCCCACCGAGGACGAGCCAGGCGCCGTGGCCTTCGGCCCTTACTTCGAGACGACCCCCGGTGACTACGTTGCCCTCTTCCGCGTCAAGGTCCTGAGCAACGAGACAGCCGAATCGGCGGCGGTCGTCGATGCCTGCACCGACTACGCCCAGAACATGCTGGCCTCCCGCGAGCTGTCTGCGGGTGACTTCCTCCCGAACCGCTACACTCGATGTGCTCTTGGGTTCCGCTACCAGCGGGGCAAGCTGGAGTGCCGGGTGAACTGGGACGGCTTCTATGGCCTGCGCATCGACTCCGTGGCCCTCTACCGCCTGGAGGGTGGGAGCGTTCTGCCGCCTGGACGCGTGAAGGAGGCCAAACCGAGCGGCGAGCCCAGGGATATCGACGTTGTCTCCGAGCCTCGGCCCTTCCCGGACCTCTTCCCGCGCTCGAACCCACCGGCGAAGGACCTTCTCGTCTGTGACCTGCGCAAGCAGCCCGCCGATCTGCGTCTGCTCATCGTCACGCTGCAGGGCTTGGTCAACCGCCAGACGCCGCGTCTGTACTGCCTGTCCCAGAGCACGGACCCGCAGTGGCTGCAGCACCTACAGGACCGCAAGTGGATCGAGTCGGCCACACCCGTCGCCAATCCGGAGGACCTTCTGACCCGCTTCCGCGACGTCTTCCGGGGCCTCATCGTCTACGACCCGCGCCTCCCGGCCTCAAAGAACGTAGCCACCATGCTCGCCTCGGTGCGGGACGGACTCGTGGCATCACCGCGACTCGCGAAGCGCCTGGGTCTTCCGGTGATCGAGGACCTGCAGGGCCGCTGGACTACCAGCGTCGACGCCTACCGTTGGGCTTTCGAGAACCTGTGGCCGCAGCTCAACCACCACGTCATCGCCTGCTCGTGGCCCGAGCATCTTGGCCTGCGTGATTACCTCGTTCAGAACCGCATCTTCATCTTCTGGATCTCCGGCGCCCTGGACGGAGCTCGCAAGTACGCCTCCCCGGATGCCGAGGTCCGCCTCATGGAAGAGCTGCTCGCCAAGATGCCCGTGAACATTCCCGTGATGAGCTACCCCTGGGCGGGTAAGGACGTCGGCATCGGTGAGGGCCCCGGCGTCAGTCTCTTCGCCGAGTTCGGCAAGTACCTGGTGGGCAGCATCGAGTGCTCCAACCTCTCTGTCCACTGCGGAGTGCGCGTCGCGAGCCTCAAGCAGAAACCCGCGCCGCCGGCACCTGACCTGCAGCCCAACAAGGTCTACGTCTCCTACATCATGTCGGACGGCGACAACCTCCCGGTGCTTACCGGCCACAACTTCCCGCAGCTATGGCAGGACCCGCTCCGAGGGCGCTTCCCGATTGGCTGGACGCTCTCACCGGCGGCCAGCGTGCTCATCCCCGACATCGTGGACTGGTACTACTCCAAGGCCGGGCCGAACGACCCCTTCCTGGGTGCAGTCTCCGGAGTGGGGTACACCTATCCCGACCTCTACGGGAAGCGATACCGCGATCGCCAGGCGGTCTATGACGGGTTCCTCGACCAGACCGCGGAGTACATGCAGCGCGCCGACCTCAAGTCTTGCTGGATCATGAACGCCATTCGGCCCGAGATCATCAGCCGCTACGCCGAGCGCATTCCCTTCCTGGAAGCGCTCTTCCCGGACTATGGCCGGCGCGTGCTCACACCTCGGGACATGGTGTACCCGACGGCCCGCAACGTTCCCGTCTTCCATGCCATCGGCGGCTGGCGCCAGGACGCCACTCGTGAGGAACGACTCAGCGAAGTCGTGGCCGAAGTCCGGCGCTTCACACCGACCCAGCGCCCGGCCTTCATGCACCTGTTCATCCTCAACTGGTTCGCCGACCTGCCCTTGCTCGAGCAGATCGTCACCGAACTGGGCCCCGACTACGTGTTCGTGCGGCCCGACCATCTCGCGACGCTCTACACGAGGTATCTGGCCGACCAGAAGCTCCTGGTGCGCTTCCCCGAAGTAGCTCTTGCGCTGCAGGGCCAGCCGCTGGTGCTTGAGGGTTCCGTGCGGAACGTCTCGCCGACACCTGTGGACTGCGCCCTTCAGGTCGCCGGTTTGGGGAGCCCACGCGTCACACCCGAGACAGTCACTCTCGCACCCTCGGAGGAGACGCGGCTTCGCGTGTCAGGGACGCCCGAGGCGTCGCAGGTCACCCTCAGCGTCATCGCAAAGGAGCGGAGGACCACGCACACCGTCCAGATTCGCCAGGTGGACGCGGGCGAACTCGCCGACGAGCTGCCAAAGCTGGGCGGCCTCATACCCGGTCCTTTCCTGGAGGCCCGGCAACTGGCACACGTGACGGGGAGCGACAAGCAGGTGGAAGGCGCAACCGGACTCGCACGCCTCGCAGAGAAGGGCGCGGACGAACCGGGCCACATGCTCTATGGGCCCTATGCGACCCTGGAGAAGGGGAGGTACCTGGTCCTGTTCCGCCTCAAGCGCACTGGCGAGGGCACCGGGACGCTGGTCGAACTGGACACCTGCGTCGGCGGCGGGACGCCCCAGACCGGCCTTCGCCGTGTGGACTGCTCCGAGGCCCCACTGGGTACCTGGCGGTGCTTTGCCCTGGTGATGGATCACCCGGGCGGCGCCTACGAGACGCGCTCGCTCTGGCCGGGCAACGCCTCGGTGGCGATAGACTGGGTCGGCCTGTGGTCCATCCGCCCGACTGACGAGAACTGAGCCAGGCATGTGGATGGTCCCACGTGCGGGTACCACTCACTCTCCCAGGCGCTCGAGGCGCAGGTTGTCCAGGTAGAAGTCTCCGGCGGATTCGGCTGTGCCGACGAAGTACACGCTGTTGCACAGGAAGAACCAGTCCGTGGCGTAGGGAAGGTCAGACCACCTCTGGGCCTCGCCGCCGGCGGGCTTCACTGTGAGGCTGTAGCCGGGCTTGTCGGTGCCCAGCACATACTCGATCGTCACATGGCACCAGGTGCTCGGCAGGAGCTTGGTCAGGTCGCCACGGCCCGAGGCCCAGAGGGTCCCATCACCGTCAAACCGCACACAGGGCCCGGCGCCCTTGCCCTCGTAGCGCACCTCGATCAGGCACTTCGCTCCCGGGTCCACGCGTAGGTCGAAGGACAGGACACTGCGGCCCTTGCGGTAGGCGGCGACGGAACGGTGGAAGTAGGGCCAGAAACTGGAGTCTGGCGCATCGGTGAGCTTCAGGCACCGGGTGCCCGAGGCAGCGGCCTGGTCCGTCACCGCAATGGCGGTCGCACCCTTGACCTCCGACGCCCAGGGCTTGCCGGGCGCTTTGCCCACGGGCAGACCCTCGAAGTCCTCCGAAAACAGCACTCCTCCTTGCTCGGCCTCAGGGTGCCAGGCGATCGCTTGCTGTGGGGCGTCACCGGGCAGCATGCCGGGAGCCTCCGCAATGTCCGTCTGCAGGATCACCGCGGCATGAGTCGGGAGCATTCCCACCGTGAGTTCCAGCCGTCCGTCTGCGTAGCTGCTGCGCACGGTCGACAGCGCCGGAACCACACTGACCGCCTTCGGTGCGGAGGCCAGGGGCAGCGTCAGCCGGACGTTGCGCAGAACCGGATTCGGGTCGGTGTAGTCTGGGGCATCCACGTCCAGGGTCTGCCCCTGAGCGCGAGTGCTGAGGTCCAGCAGGTGTGCGACGATCTGGCCCGGCTTGCGTCGCAGGCGGCAGATCACCGGGGCATCACCCGCACCGTCCACAGCGTAGGAAGGACCCTTGCCCAGCTTACGCAAGGCCGCCGCGAGGAGACCCTCATCGGGATACAGGACGCGACCCGCGGCGAGGTACGCGACAGTTCCCTTGCCCACTGAGTGCGTGGTGAGAGCCGGACGCCCGTCGGCGAAGCCGGCCAGGATCTGCGCTCCGGCAGTCCGCACACCGGGGACGCCGACGACATACTGACGCGTTCCCAGGTCCAGCGCCTTTGGCTGTGCGTCGGCCGGTTCAGTCCTCGACAGTCCCAGGAAGGCGGCGACCTGCGGGTCCTCCTCCGCCGAATCACCTCGCAGACCCATG
The nucleotide sequence above comes from Armatimonadia bacterium. Encoded proteins:
- a CDS encoding beta-galactosidase, with the translated sequence SLPWSEYASYHCTEMLSEQELADYRKFEASIVAPAEQFAKDPPLRAAVKHHNGSAAVFINGVPRPAVMYRGTVAPASVYGRRQISNFSDAGIHLQCVYTTLLSCWRGPGEYDFSALDTLLRSYLSADPDAYLLLHIRLLAPEWWMNAHPEEWVRYATSDDLDSSDESYRVKRASPASALWLQDASEAWRAAIRHIQSQPWGKRVLGYHAGYGIYTEWHYFGSWSDQYPDTSPAMARTFRAWLRDKYTTVDALRKAWRDDAVTFENAAVPAMAARRTATLVTLRDPALERPVIDYYHCQQQVIADDIETFGKIVKEETDGGALYGVYYGYFFGVRPQAQGGHLALERLLKSPYIDYFVAPYSYSDRLMGQDGRLRSLIAAINAAGKVHFIEADIRTYLHPRQEHGRTDTLAETLAAIRREFGTSLIEHTGFWFVDFGPEGRGGWFDQPQIMAEAKALQQVATKALAEPHRSAAEIAVVCDLESGYLLSDAEGMSQAYSTTEKVGTELFHLGAPLDFLLLSQLESLDLSRYKLLVFLNTTRMTPSQAKLVESLRRSGRHATVFLWAPGLCSPESLSVAQASQVTGLSLSLTKGWLPAAVELSEQGVQLARGIATRTEYSIRPDRSTPVAAFGDTSKWLNPRTPDQMESYTLYEVKPIDRGIAWSFDTRYPWTDLHFGAEMPPGDGVGFEVKLDGNCSRLVLRTVIKDANLAEFQAAPVTLVPGDWQRLSYPLAAFTSAPWSKLKPEKIALPLRGMKFVLDGTNVAGRCTVSMRDLAAISGPVSATQVCSYGDGLFTPALIPATDRGQVLGRVAGAGDPAILLTGEGRASSLFSAVPYVPRELLCGMARRAGVHQYLDAPGDVLRADSRFLCLHTKDGGPRKLNLPSACTVRDAFTGSVLGKGTSLDLDLPPNSTTLLEYEP
- a CDS encoding GxGYxYP domain-containing protein, encoding MSRCRLAVLSVLAGLLCVSASCEVTGLDAATLGEIAAPAELPSGKYTLIRLWEAEGPDIKHTSGRAVSDRDASGGQAWEVLPTEDEPGAVAFGPYFETTPGDYVALFRVKVLSNETAESAAVVDACTDYAQNMLASRELSAGDFLPNRYTRCALGFRYQRGKLECRVNWDGFYGLRIDSVALYRLEGGSVLPPGRVKEAKPSGEPRDIDVVSEPRPFPDLFPRSNPPAKDLLVCDLRKQPADLRLLIVTLQGLVNRQTPRLYCLSQSTDPQWLQHLQDRKWIESATPVANPEDLLTRFRDVFRGLIVYDPRLPASKNVATMLASVRDGLVASPRLAKRLGLPVIEDLQGRWTTSVDAYRWAFENLWPQLNHHVIACSWPEHLGLRDYLVQNRIFIFWISGALDGARKYASPDAEVRLMEELLAKMPVNIPVMSYPWAGKDVGIGEGPGVSLFAEFGKYLVGSIECSNLSVHCGVRVASLKQKPAPPAPDLQPNKVYVSYIMSDGDNLPVLTGHNFPQLWQDPLRGRFPIGWTLSPAASVLIPDIVDWYYSKAGPNDPFLGAVSGVGYTYPDLYGKRYRDRQAVYDGFLDQTAEYMQRADLKSCWIMNAIRPEIISRYAERIPFLEALFPDYGRRVLTPRDMVYPTARNVPVFHAIGGWRQDATREERLSEVVAEVRRFTPTQRPAFMHLFILNWFADLPLLEQIVTELGPDYVFVRPDHLATLYTRYLADQKLLVRFPEVALALQGQPLVLEGSVRNVSPTPVDCALQVAGLGSPRVTPETVTLAPSEETRLRVSGTPEASQVTLSVIAKERRTTHTVQIRQVDAGELADELPKLGGLIPGPFLEARQLAHVTGSDKQVEGATGLARLAEKGADEPGHMLYGPYATLEKGRYLVLFRLKRTGEGTGTLVELDTCVGGGTPQTGLRRVDCSEAPLGTWRCFALVMDHPGGAYETRSLWPGNASVAIDWVGLWSIRPTDEN